The Salinibaculum sp. SYNS191 genome has a window encoding:
- a CDS encoding twin-arginine translocation signal domain-containing protein yields the protein MADSGFDDLSRRDVLKLAAGAGAVGVGGAVGWELLQSGPDAPTQEVAGDEARRLAETYAPQLYYDRYEQWFPTDPRPYERERDGETVVDGFAALNDYTAAAAEGSPPDPTVFYNVVEYEDSPLVAVQFWLYSVFDQFTTNFHWHDWEVLHVFHDRETERPQLYVASAHGRSVPNNEFLDPDPSAQPRILSELASHSSALSLNERAESFQRVSLGETIADITNLTVQGLEAVGEIPLAYGLPRDEFAALPYAVPELDGRPVYEDGRLPDVSAADLVDESLTFDEYTDLVAPPSGLPGRETGTVFTHEGSDADSDVAYDLVPAAALEYISEFTGPQLSFEFTVPEFGEDLISGHITTAGTPWKDPRYESPADDITEPVHRAELAERYDAIAQPSGLSRIVAAVGQTVQDTDAPDGEGVTTEQTPVETVALVESEPTAVPSFGGVVVAQGLPEGDHRLTVNGAGYAPHSERVTVETGGEPATAGVEGKIALTEKREAVKLQVDPEGTDADLRELAVEDDFGGRLYDAPLDGRDAVYVDRRGAYTTEVVDDAGERGAFRVNPAGESAVTIDRPDTGTASLASYVADLTDETASEVREAAGLDGSDTPRGKPDQTGGVRGLARALEAVSEATRRAAERAAAGDRPGADQRLETAIARLDDVADRLAEARGEVPTPVGNAVEKRLDQGTRRAQQARDAETL from the coding sequence ATGGCGGATTCTGGTTTCGACGACCTGAGCAGGCGGGACGTGTTGAAACTGGCTGCGGGCGCGGGAGCGGTCGGTGTCGGCGGCGCGGTCGGCTGGGAGTTGCTCCAGAGCGGCCCCGACGCGCCGACCCAGGAGGTGGCCGGCGACGAGGCCAGGCGGCTGGCAGAGACCTACGCGCCGCAGTTGTACTACGACAGGTACGAGCAGTGGTTCCCGACGGACCCCCGGCCCTACGAGCGCGAGCGCGACGGGGAGACGGTCGTCGACGGCTTCGCGGCGCTGAACGACTACACGGCAGCGGCCGCGGAGGGGTCGCCGCCGGACCCGACGGTGTTCTACAACGTCGTCGAGTACGAGGACTCCCCGCTGGTGGCCGTGCAGTTCTGGCTGTACTCGGTGTTCGACCAGTTCACGACGAACTTCCACTGGCACGACTGGGAGGTGTTGCACGTCTTCCACGACCGGGAGACGGAGCGCCCGCAACTGTACGTCGCCAGCGCGCACGGCCGGTCGGTCCCGAACAACGAGTTCCTGGACCCCGACCCGTCGGCGCAGCCGCGCATCCTCTCGGAACTGGCTTCCCACTCCAGCGCGCTGTCGCTGAACGAGCGCGCCGAGAGCTTCCAGCGCGTCTCGCTGGGCGAGACCATCGCCGACATCACGAACCTCACGGTCCAGGGACTGGAGGCCGTCGGCGAGATTCCGCTGGCCTACGGCCTGCCACGCGACGAGTTCGCCGCGCTACCGTACGCGGTGCCGGAACTGGACGGGCGACCGGTCTACGAGGACGGCAGGCTGCCCGACGTGAGCGCCGCCGACCTCGTCGACGAGTCGCTGACCTTCGACGAGTACACTGACCTCGTCGCGCCGCCGTCGGGACTGCCCGGCCGCGAGACCGGGACCGTTTTCACCCACGAGGGAAGCGACGCGGACAGCGACGTGGCGTACGACCTGGTGCCGGCGGCGGCACTGGAGTACATCAGCGAGTTCACCGGGCCGCAGTTGAGCTTCGAGTTCACCGTGCCGGAGTTCGGCGAAGACCTCATCTCGGGACACATCACGACCGCGGGGACGCCGTGGAAGGACCCCCGCTACGAGAGCCCGGCCGACGACATCACGGAGCCGGTCCATCGGGCGGAACTGGCCGAGCGCTACGACGCCATCGCGCAGCCGAGCGGGCTGAGTCGCATCGTCGCGGCCGTCGGCCAGACCGTCCAGGACACCGACGCCCCCGACGGCGAGGGCGTCACGACGGAGCAGACGCCCGTCGAGACAGTCGCGTTAGTCGAGAGCGAACCCACCGCCGTCCCCTCGTTCGGCGGCGTCGTCGTCGCGCAGGGACTCCCGGAGGGCGACCATCGCCTGACGGTCAACGGAGCCGGCTACGCACCCCACAGCGAGCGCGTGACCGTCGAGACGGGCGGGGAGCCCGCCACCGCCGGCGTCGAGGGGAAGATTGCGCTGACGGAGAAACGCGAGGCCGTGAAACTCCAGGTCGACCCGGAGGGGACCGACGCCGACCTGCGGGAACTCGCCGTCGAGGACGACTTCGGCGGGCGGCTCTACGACGCGCCGCTCGACGGCCGCGACGCGGTCTACGTCGACCGGCGGGGCGCGTACACGACGGAGGTGGTCGACGACGCCGGCGAGCGCGGGGCCTTCCGGGTCAACCCGGCCGGCGAGTCCGCGGTAACAATCGACCGGCCGGACACCGGGACGGCGTCGCTGGCGTCGTACGTCGCCGACCTGACCGACGAGACGGCGAGCGAAGTCCGCGAGGCCGCGGGACTCGACGGGAGCGACACACCCCGCGGGAAACCCGACCAGACCGGCGGGGTCAGGGGACTCGCCCGCGCACTTGAGGCGGTCAGCGAGGCGACCCGGCGGGCGGCAGAGCGCGCCGCGGCCGGGGACAGGCCGGGTGCGGACCAGCGCCTGGAGACGGCCATCGCTCGCCTCGACGACGTCGCCGACAGACTCGCAGAGGCGCGAGGGGAGGTCCCGACGCCGGTCGGTAACGCGGTCGAAAAGCGCCTCGACCAGGGAACCCGCCGCGCACAGCAGGCACGCGACGCCGAGACGCTCTGA
- a CDS encoding alpha/beta hydrolase family protein: protein MPTTHRIPVADDESVVAVHHEAPTDAWLVFCHGFLSDKSGSYEGRCERAVEAGYNAVRFDFRGCGEADGAFVDQTLSDKLADLRAVVDHFDPDRYALFGSSFGGKVAFHAAAAADRVTAIATRAPVTYNRAFDGYRASVAREGSHAFDTGQRIAGRFFDDFDQYPFDAVVGNLSVPVAIFHGAADESVPVGDSFEAAQHLQTDVLLQKFVDEGHRFSRPAEAQLRDLLFDWLATVGAGES from the coding sequence ATGCCCACCACCCACCGCATTCCAGTGGCCGACGACGAGTCCGTCGTCGCGGTCCACCACGAGGCCCCGACGGACGCCTGGCTCGTCTTCTGTCACGGCTTTCTCAGCGACAAGTCCGGCAGCTACGAGGGCCGCTGCGAGCGCGCCGTTGAGGCGGGCTACAACGCCGTCCGCTTCGACTTCCGGGGCTGTGGCGAGGCCGACGGCGCGTTCGTCGACCAGACGCTCTCGGACAAACTCGCCGACCTCCGGGCCGTCGTCGACCACTTCGACCCCGACCGCTACGCCCTGTTCGGCTCCAGTTTCGGCGGCAAAGTCGCCTTCCACGCGGCCGCCGCCGCCGACCGCGTGACCGCTATCGCCACCCGCGCACCGGTCACGTACAACCGCGCGTTCGACGGCTACCGCGCCAGCGTCGCCCGCGAGGGCAGCCACGCGTTCGACACCGGCCAGCGCATCGCCGGCCGGTTCTTCGACGACTTCGACCAGTATCCATTCGATGCCGTCGTGGGCAATCTCTCTGTGCCGGTCGCTATCTTCCACGGCGCGGCCGACGAGTCTGTCCCGGTCGGCGACAGTTTCGAGGCGGCACAGCACCTCCAGACTGACGTCCTCCTCCAGAAGTTCGTCGACGAAGGCCACCGATTCTCGCGGCCGGCAGAAGCGCAACTCCGGGACCTGCTGTTCGACTGGTTGGCGACTGTCGGCGCGGGGGAGTCCTGA
- a CDS encoding class I SAM-dependent methyltransferase: MSAREEFDAWAADGRDRGMEERHWHTAKHALARLPVEAGDTVLDLGTGSGYVLRALRDTADIGRGYGLDASPEMLRNARSYTDDPQVGFLRGDFDALPLATDSVDHVFSMEAFYYAPDPKHTLEEIRRVLRPGGTFYCAVNYYEESEHTHAWQDNISIDMTLWSAADYRRAFREAGLVVAEQDEIPDREVEIPPASEFPTEEWETREAMVDRYRTHGTLLTVGVAPA, from the coding sequence ATGAGCGCACGCGAGGAGTTCGACGCCTGGGCGGCCGACGGCCGCGACAGAGGGATGGAGGAGCGCCACTGGCACACCGCCAAGCACGCGCTGGCGCGGCTGCCCGTCGAGGCCGGCGACACCGTGCTGGATTTGGGCACCGGGTCGGGCTACGTGCTCCGGGCGCTGCGAGACACCGCCGACATCGGGCGAGGCTACGGCCTGGACGCCTCGCCGGAGATGCTGCGCAACGCCCGGTCGTACACCGACGACCCGCAAGTCGGCTTCCTCCGCGGCGACTTCGACGCCCTGCCGCTCGCGACGGACAGCGTCGACCACGTCTTCTCGATGGAGGCGTTCTACTACGCGCCGGACCCGAAGCACACCCTCGAAGAAATCCGTCGCGTCCTCCGGCCCGGCGGGACCTTCTACTGTGCCGTGAACTACTACGAGGAGAGCGAGCACACCCACGCCTGGCAGGACAACATCTCTATCGACATGACGCTGTGGAGCGCCGCCGACTACCGCCGAGCGTTCCGCGAGGCCGGCCTGGTCGTCGCCGAACAGGACGAGATTCCCGACCGTGAGGTGGAGATTCCGCCCGCGAGCGAGTTCCCGACCGAGGAGTGGGAGACGCGCGAGGCGATGGTCGACCGCTATCGCACGCACGGCACGCTGCTGACAGTGGGCGTCGCGCCGGCGTAA
- a CDS encoding 50S ribosomal protein L15e — MTESFYSHIREAWKDPGDGKLAELQWQRQQDWRDQGAIERIDRPTRLDRARSLGYKAKQGIVVARVSVRKGGARKQRFKAGRRSKRQGVTRITRRKNIQRVAEERCARKYPNLRVLNSYWVGEDGRQKWHEVILVDPEHPAIQNDDDLNWICDDTHENRALRGLTSAGQRNRGLGTKGKGTEHTRPSVHGGKGRGK; from the coding sequence ATGACAGAGAGCTTCTACTCGCACATCCGGGAGGCCTGGAAGGACCCCGGTGACGGCAAGCTTGCGGAACTGCAGTGGCAACGACAGCAGGACTGGCGCGACCAGGGTGCCATCGAGCGCATCGACCGCCCGACGCGGCTGGACCGGGCGCGCTCGCTGGGCTACAAGGCCAAGCAGGGCATCGTCGTCGCCCGCGTCTCCGTCCGCAAGGGCGGCGCGCGAAAGCAGCGGTTCAAGGCCGGCCGCCGCTCGAAGCGACAGGGCGTCACCCGCATCACGCGCCGGAAGAACATCCAGCGCGTCGCCGAGGAACGCTGCGCTCGGAAGTACCCGAACCTCCGCGTCCTCAACAGCTACTGGGTCGGCGAGGACGGCCGCCAGAAGTGGCACGAGGTCATCCTGGTGGACCCCGAGCACCCCGCCATCCAGAACGACGACGACCTCAACTGGATTTGCGACGACACCCACGAGAACCGCGCCCTGCGCGGCCTGACCAGCGCCGGTCAGCGCAACCGCGGGCTCGGCACGAAGGGCAAGGGCACCGAGCACACCCGTCCCAGCGTCCACGGCGGCAAGGGTCGGGGTAAGTAG
- a CDS encoding SprT-like domain-containing protein: protein MTDTEYAVTPTVRRYAVSPGCSRDEFLAAAKVYARAVVDEHDLSVTVGDLSWEVSTRAKRRAGAVRYRDGVPEAVVLTWGHFERAGWSAAAATVRHELAHVHLLTETGDASHGPAFRRLADRLDTHVHCDRFTPPTWWVRCVDCGAELPRYRRSKLVDNPEQYRCGDCGGRFRVERNTEAD from the coding sequence ATGACCGACACCGAGTACGCGGTGACGCCGACTGTCCGGCGCTACGCGGTCTCTCCGGGGTGTTCCCGCGACGAATTCCTCGCCGCGGCGAAGGTCTACGCCCGCGCGGTGGTCGACGAACACGACCTCTCGGTGACAGTCGGCGACCTCTCGTGGGAGGTGAGCACGCGCGCCAAGCGCCGGGCGGGCGCGGTCAGGTACCGCGACGGGGTTCCGGAGGCTGTCGTCCTGACCTGGGGGCACTTCGAGCGGGCGGGCTGGTCGGCCGCGGCGGCGACCGTCCGCCACGAACTCGCGCACGTCCACCTGCTCACAGAGACCGGCGATGCCAGCCACGGCCCCGCCTTCCGTCGACTGGCCGACCGCCTGGACACGCACGTCCACTGCGACCGGTTCACGCCGCCGACGTGGTGGGTCCGCTGCGTGGACTGCGGGGCCGAACTCCCCCGCTACCGCCGGTCCAAGCTCGTCGACAATCCCGAGCAGTACCGCTGTGGCGACTGTGGGGGTCGGTTTCGCGTCGAGCGCAACACCGAAGCGGACTGA
- a CDS encoding TIGR00341 family protein encodes MLGVLDEEGIDYAVWEETGRGDFEAVLSFPIPESGVEPILERLEAVGIRDDAYTIVLATETVVSKRLSQLQKRFRGLRISREELATRAEDLAPASSTYFAFLILSTVIATAGLLLDSAATIIGAMVVAPLMGPAITASVGTVLGDERLAARGVALQISGLILAIAIAAVVGFLLKGTFLLPPDLDVRTISQVAERTSPTFLSLFLALGSGIAGAISVMRSAGSALVGVAIAVALVPPAATAGLGIAWGFELIAIAAGTLVLVNLLAINLSALVLFALAGYRPIPAEGLNQAVIRWDVRKRVIGIIVGILLLSVVLGAVTVGEFATHEIELEVRSETQTLLDEPAYEGLRYEGIENEFHFVQYAAGRGYEVEVIVGVEEGTDIPPDLAQQLDARLSEATGLDLSVRVAFLNEQVSD; translated from the coding sequence GTGCTTGGAGTGCTCGACGAGGAGGGTATCGACTATGCTGTCTGGGAGGAGACCGGTCGGGGTGACTTCGAGGCTGTCCTCTCCTTTCCCATTCCAGAGAGTGGGGTCGAACCGATTCTCGAACGACTGGAGGCAGTCGGCATCAGAGACGACGCCTACACGATTGTCTTGGCGACCGAAACCGTCGTCTCCAAACGCCTCAGCCAGCTCCAGAAGCGATTTCGGGGGCTTCGAATCTCGCGCGAGGAGCTGGCGACACGGGCAGAAGACCTCGCTCCCGCCAGTTCGACGTACTTCGCGTTTCTCATCCTCAGCACCGTCATCGCAACTGCCGGGCTGTTGCTCGATTCGGCGGCGACGATCATCGGTGCGATGGTCGTCGCCCCGTTGATGGGGCCAGCAATCACGGCGAGCGTCGGGACAGTACTCGGCGACGAACGACTCGCGGCCCGTGGGGTAGCGTTGCAGATTTCCGGCCTGATACTCGCAATCGCCATCGCCGCGGTCGTGGGGTTCCTGCTCAAGGGAACGTTCCTGCTCCCACCCGACCTCGACGTCCGCACCATTTCGCAAGTTGCCGAACGAACCAGCCCAACGTTCCTCTCGCTATTTCTCGCGCTCGGGTCGGGGATTGCGGGCGCAATCAGCGTAATGCGCAGCGCCGGTTCGGCGCTCGTGGGGGTTGCAATCGCCGTTGCACTCGTCCCTCCAGCAGCCACCGCAGGACTCGGCATCGCGTGGGGATTCGAGTTGATCGCAATCGCTGCCGGGACGCTCGTGCTCGTCAACCTGCTCGCCATAAATCTCTCGGCGCTCGTTCTGTTCGCACTGGCGGGCTACAGACCGATTCCGGCCGAAGGACTCAACCAGGCAGTCATTCGATGGGACGTCCGCAAGCGTGTCATCGGCATCATCGTGGGTATCCTCTTGCTGTCGGTCGTTCTCGGGGCGGTCACTGTCGGTGAGTTCGCGACGCACGAGATCGAACTCGAAGTGCGGTCCGAAACCCAGACACTGCTCGACGAACCCGCTTACGAGGGACTGCGATACGAAGGCATCGAGAACGAGTTTCACTTCGTCCAGTACGCGGCAGGGAGGGGCTACGAGGTAGAGGTCATCGTCGGGGTGGAAGAAGGGACGGACATTCCACCAGACCTCGCACAGCAACTCGACGCTCGGCTGAGCGAGGCGACCGGACTCGACCTCTCGGTTCGAGTCGCGTTCCTGAACGAGCAGGTGTCAGACTGA
- a CDS encoding serine/threonine-protein kinase RIO2 has translation MVQNVASEMADLESEDFYLLSGVEQGMRFSEWVAREKLPDFADMTAENVDYRLDRCERRGLVERKTIQYEGFKLTFEGYDALALHTFAERGTIEGVGAPLGVGKESDVYEVQSYKPLALKYHREGYTDFREVNRGREYTADKAHVSWMYTARKAAEREYDALETLYPDVSVPQPIDHNRHALIMERIDGVELGRAKLDDAQVVGVLDLVLAEMATAYDEGYVHADMSEYNVFVNSEGVTVFDWPQSVPTDHENADELLVRDVENIVGYFQRKYPHQVGAVDTDALADAVADDDVETVRTFFD, from the coding sequence ATGGTCCAAAACGTCGCCAGCGAGATGGCGGACCTCGAGAGCGAGGACTTCTACCTGCTGTCGGGCGTCGAGCAGGGGATGCGCTTCTCGGAGTGGGTCGCACGGGAGAAACTCCCCGACTTCGCCGACATGACCGCCGAGAACGTCGACTACCGGCTGGACCGCTGCGAGCGCCGCGGGCTCGTCGAGCGCAAGACCATCCAGTACGAGGGGTTCAAACTCACCTTCGAGGGCTACGACGCGCTCGCCCTGCACACCTTCGCCGAGCGGGGGACCATCGAGGGCGTGGGCGCGCCCCTGGGCGTCGGCAAGGAGAGCGACGTCTACGAGGTACAGTCCTACAAGCCGCTGGCGCTGAAGTACCACCGGGAGGGCTACACCGACTTCCGCGAGGTCAACCGGGGGCGGGAGTACACCGCCGACAAGGCTCACGTCTCCTGGATGTACACCGCGCGGAAGGCCGCCGAACGGGAGTACGACGCCCTGGAGACGCTCTATCCGGACGTCTCGGTCCCCCAGCCCATCGACCACAACCGCCACGCGCTCATCATGGAGCGCATCGACGGCGTCGAGCTGGGGCGGGCGAAACTCGACGACGCGCAGGTCGTCGGCGTGCTCGACCTGGTGCTCGCGGAGATGGCGACCGCCTACGACGAAGGCTACGTGCACGCGGACATGAGCGAGTACAACGTCTTCGTCAACAGCGAGGGCGTCACCGTCTTCGACTGGCCCCAGTCGGTCCCCACCGACCACGAGAACGCCGACGAACTGCTGGTCCGCGACGTCGAGAACATCGTCGGCTACTTCCAGCGCAAGTACCCCCACCAGGTCGGGGCCGTCGACACCGACGCGCTGGCCGACGCGGTCGCGGACGACGACGTCGAGACGGTCCGAACATTCTTCGACTAA
- a CDS encoding bacterio-opsin activator domain-containing protein → MSGDVRVAVVCNDEGERARVRAALDTATSAAVRVEAKARADAVDGGTDCLVVAGTEPGPARDVDVPVVVFGDADAVEAPAAVVSRSAGVAALADRLREVTGRVPADAPRVLADGGTASPEQSSGSDGSGLERLTDGFMTVDDEWTVTSLNRAGREIIGEQAEGLVGQNLWEAFPEAVDTVFEEEYRHAMESQEMRSFEEHYEPLDTWVEIRAYPSEDGLSIFFQDVTERKRARAELQESERALERLHTLAADGSLSRQEKIRQILTVGRDRLGVEIGFLTHISDGTLRIEEGVGDHPIAEAGVTTPLAKAYCRQTVDATEPYAVDDAVAQGLEDDPAYESSGLACYLGSAIEVDGEQYGTVCFADTEPRGKTFTESEKTFVDLLTDWVSYLLEQRKYAAEREAHQERLSGILNTTQSLMQARSREEVAEVAANAAQEVLGFDNNVVHLYDAAAGTLEPAAQRAAAGVDLDEPLVYGVDEGLPGAVFATGESRVIDDVTTADVDLPAGPIQSAMCHPMGVHGTISVGATEPGAFDETDAQVLALLATAAAAASTRAKREREVREAREHVETVLERVNGLIENTIEVLVQATTRDELEAGVVRELAAADPYTFAWIGRPDVASETLTPREWAGDADVPAADLAFDLDGDGPVATAYREGTTQVIQTLDDHPSPDQVDVPGVEASIVVPLVYTDTTYGVVTVFADEEGAFDERERVVLGALGRAVANAINAVERGRILDADRVIELEFSVDDAGLLFSRLSRAAKCSLSSAGTDYRSDGNLQVYLSAEGVDGEELLELAREDEDVREAKLIVDHDDECLLELVVEQSLVSLVTEHGAVPRSVTAEDGVARFTVELPYEAEARELFDLVKSRYPNTDLVGYHEHERPVETRQEFRAALSDRFTDRQETALRTAFLGGFFEWPRGIDGNELAEAMDISRPTYHQHLRAAQQKVLEELFDPQT, encoded by the coding sequence ATGAGTGGGGACGTGCGGGTCGCGGTCGTCTGTAACGACGAGGGGGAGCGGGCGAGAGTCCGGGCAGCGCTCGACACAGCGACGAGTGCAGCGGTCCGGGTCGAAGCGAAAGCACGGGCCGACGCCGTCGACGGCGGGACGGACTGTCTGGTCGTGGCCGGCACAGAACCGGGTCCGGCGCGGGACGTCGACGTGCCGGTCGTCGTGTTCGGCGACGCGGACGCCGTCGAAGCGCCGGCAGCCGTCGTGTCGCGGTCGGCGGGCGTCGCGGCGCTCGCCGACAGGCTGCGGGAAGTGACGGGACGTGTCCCCGCCGACGCGCCGCGCGTGCTGGCAGACGGCGGGACCGCCAGCCCCGAGCAGTCGTCCGGGAGCGACGGGAGCGGCCTGGAGCGGCTGACGGACGGGTTCATGACGGTCGACGACGAGTGGACCGTGACCTCCCTCAACCGGGCGGGCCGGGAGATAATCGGCGAACAGGCGGAGGGGCTGGTGGGGCAGAACCTCTGGGAGGCGTTCCCCGAGGCCGTCGACACGGTGTTCGAGGAGGAGTACCGCCACGCGATGGAGAGCCAGGAGATGCGCTCGTTCGAGGAGCACTACGAGCCGCTGGACACCTGGGTCGAGATACGGGCCTACCCCTCCGAGGACGGCCTCTCGATTTTCTTCCAGGACGTGACCGAGCGCAAGCGCGCCCGCGCTGAGTTGCAGGAAAGCGAGCGGGCGCTCGAACGACTGCACACGCTGGCCGCCGACGGCAGCCTCTCGCGGCAGGAGAAGATACGCCAGATTCTGACGGTCGGGCGCGACCGCCTCGGTGTCGAAATCGGCTTTCTCACGCACATCAGCGACGGGACGCTCCGCATCGAGGAGGGCGTCGGCGACCACCCCATCGCCGAGGCGGGCGTGACCACGCCGCTGGCGAAGGCCTACTGCCGGCAGACGGTCGACGCGACCGAACCGTACGCCGTCGACGACGCCGTCGCGCAGGGGCTGGAGGACGACCCGGCCTACGAGAGTTCGGGGCTGGCGTGTTACCTCGGATCGGCAATCGAGGTCGACGGCGAGCAGTACGGGACCGTCTGCTTCGCGGACACGGAACCGCGGGGGAAGACGTTCACGGAGTCCGAGAAGACGTTCGTCGACCTGCTGACCGACTGGGTGAGCTACCTGCTCGAACAGCGCAAGTACGCCGCTGAGCGCGAGGCCCACCAGGAGCGGCTGTCGGGCATCCTGAACACCACCCAGTCGCTGATGCAGGCGCGCTCGCGCGAGGAGGTCGCCGAGGTCGCCGCCAACGCCGCCCAGGAGGTGCTCGGGTTCGACAACAACGTCGTCCACCTGTACGACGCGGCAGCGGGCACACTGGAGCCGGCCGCACAGCGGGCGGCCGCGGGCGTGGACCTCGACGAACCGCTCGTGTACGGCGTCGACGAGGGGCTGCCGGGGGCGGTCTTCGCGACGGGCGAATCCCGCGTCATCGACGACGTGACGACGGCCGACGTCGACCTTCCGGCGGGCCCGATTCAGTCCGCGATGTGCCACCCGATGGGCGTCCACGGGACCATCAGCGTCGGCGCGACCGAACCCGGGGCCTTCGACGAGACGGACGCGCAGGTGCTGGCGCTGCTGGCGACGGCGGCGGCGGCGGCCTCGACCCGTGCCAAGCGCGAGCGGGAGGTCCGCGAGGCGCGCGAACACGTCGAGACGGTGCTGGAGCGGGTCAACGGCCTCATCGAGAACACCATCGAGGTGCTGGTCCAGGCGACCACGCGCGACGAACTGGAGGCCGGCGTCGTCCGCGAACTGGCGGCCGCCGACCCGTACACGTTCGCCTGGATCGGCCGCCCCGACGTGGCGAGCGAGACGCTCACCCCCCGCGAGTGGGCCGGTGACGCGGACGTGCCGGCCGCGGACCTGGCCTTCGACCTCGACGGAGACGGTCCGGTCGCCACCGCCTACCGCGAGGGGACCACGCAGGTCATCCAGACCCTCGACGACCATCCCTCGCCGGACCAGGTCGACGTGCCGGGCGTCGAGGCCAGCATCGTCGTCCCGCTGGTGTACACCGACACCACCTACGGCGTCGTCACGGTGTTCGCCGACGAGGAGGGCGCGTTCGACGAGCGCGAGCGTGTCGTCCTCGGGGCGCTGGGCCGGGCTGTCGCCAACGCCATCAACGCGGTCGAGCGCGGCCGCATCCTCGACGCCGACCGCGTCATCGAACTTGAGTTCTCCGTCGACGACGCCGGCCTGCTGTTCAGCCGGCTCTCGCGGGCGGCGAAGTGCTCGCTGTCCTCGGCCGGGACCGACTACCGCTCGGACGGCAACCTGCAGGTGTACCTGAGCGCGGAGGGCGTCGACGGCGAGGAACTGCTCGAACTCGCCCGCGAGGACGAGGACGTCCGCGAGGCGAAGCTCATCGTCGACCACGACGACGAGTGCCTGCTGGAACTGGTCGTCGAGCAGTCGCTGGTGAGCCTGGTGACCGAACACGGGGCGGTCCCGCGCAGCGTCACCGCCGAGGACGGCGTCGCCCGCTTCACCGTCGAACTCCCCTACGAGGCGGAGGCCCGCGAACTGTTCGACCTCGTGAAGTCGCGCTATCCCAACACCGACCTCGTGGGCTACCACGAGCACGAGCGGCCGGTCGAGACCCGCCAGGAGTTCCGGGCGGCGCTGTCGGACCGCTTCACCGACCGCCAGGAGACGGCGCTGCGCACGGCGTTCCTCGGCGGCTTCTTCGAGTGGCCCCGCGGCATCGACGGCAACGAACTCGCCGAGGCGATGGACATCTCGCGGCCGACCTACCACCAGCACCTCCGGGCGGCCCAGCAGAAGGTCCTCGAAGAACTGTTCGACCCGCAGACGTAG
- a CDS encoding VOC family protein has product MDGIVFFRTRQHDEVVDFYRELGATVWREQPDCTILQAGDFRVGFCAREAADTEGIVTFVFEDRAGVDAAYDDLADRADEPPRFNERYGIYQFFATDPEGRTVEFQTFE; this is encoded by the coding sequence ATGGACGGCATCGTCTTCTTCCGGACGCGACAGCACGACGAGGTGGTCGACTTCTACCGCGAGCTGGGCGCGACGGTCTGGCGCGAACAGCCCGACTGCACCATCCTCCAGGCCGGCGACTTCCGCGTTGGCTTCTGTGCCCGCGAGGCGGCCGACACCGAGGGCATCGTCACCTTCGTCTTCGAGGACCGCGCGGGCGTCGACGCCGCCTACGACGACCTGGCCGACCGCGCCGACGAGCCGCCGCGGTTCAACGAGAGATACGGGATTTACCAGTTCTTCGCCACGGACCCTGAGGGCCGGACCGTCGAGTTCCAGACGTTCGAGTGA
- a CDS encoding GNAT family N-acetyltransferase yields the protein MVRPYRPADADALWRLKRAFELALATDTGDDTKEATYRDKLDDDYRRSYLDWVDRCVDETPRAVQFAERDGEAAGYVFVLPASLSHIWDAAVLNEIFVTEDYRGTGVADDLLEAALALAREQDLPLDRIVLDVDPDNARATGLYDRWGFEPWGEMVARPL from the coding sequence ATGGTCCGACCCTACCGGCCGGCCGACGCCGACGCGCTCTGGCGACTCAAGCGCGCCTTCGAACTCGCGCTGGCGACGGACACCGGCGACGACACGAAGGAGGCCACCTACCGCGACAAACTCGACGACGACTACCGTCGGTCCTATCTCGACTGGGTGGACCGCTGCGTCGACGAGACGCCCCGCGCAGTCCAGTTCGCCGAGCGCGACGGCGAGGCCGCCGGCTACGTCTTCGTCCTCCCCGCGTCGCTGTCCCACATCTGGGACGCCGCCGTCCTCAACGAAATCTTCGTCACCGAGGACTACCGCGGCACCGGCGTTGCCGACGACCTGCTGGAGGCCGCGCTGGCACTCGCCCGCGAGCAGGACCTCCCGCTCGACCGCATCGTGCTCGACGTCGACCCCGACAACGCACGCGCGACGGGCCTGTACGACCGCTGGGGGTTCGAGCCGTGGGGCGAGATGGTCGCCCGCCCGCTGTAG